Proteins co-encoded in one SAR86 cluster bacterium genomic window:
- a CDS encoding TetR/AcrR family transcriptional regulator codes for MRNPLSPQEKKSESTRIRILESAVDCLKEEGYAASSTALIAAKAGLSRGAMMHHYPTRVDLIRALITHLSEKRKLVFSDLINAIPDTKRLEQAAGLEAYWELLTSKEYIAFQELRNAARTDSQYSKLLHDATREIEDGWRSFVLTLFPEWKTKPDKFELAMDLTQFLMEGMASHHVNGSKTFSKDSLMAYLKLKLLELIKG; via the coding sequence ATGAGAAATCCTCTAAGCCCACAAGAAAAAAAGAGTGAATCCACCAGAATTCGTATTCTGGAATCAGCTGTAGACTGTCTGAAAGAAGAAGGATATGCAGCTTCTTCTACAGCTCTAATAGCAGCCAAGGCAGGTCTCTCGAGGGGTGCTATGATGCATCACTACCCTACCAGGGTAGATTTAATCAGAGCATTAATAACTCATCTTTCAGAAAAAAGGAAACTTGTATTCAGTGATCTAATAAATGCAATTCCTGACACTAAACGCCTAGAGCAAGCAGCTGGCCTTGAGGCATACTGGGAATTATTAACTTCTAAAGAATACATAGCTTTCCAAGAACTGAGAAATGCAGCTAGAACTGACTCTCAATATAGTAAATTATTACATGATGCCACAAGAGAAATAGAGGACGGATGGAGATCTTTTGTTCTTACTTTATTTCCAGAATGGAAGACTAAACCAGACAAATTTGAACTAGCTATGGATTTAACTCAGTTCCTAATGGAAGGAATGGCAAGCCATCATGTAAACGGAAGCAAGACTTTTAGCAAAGACTCGTTAATGGCATATCTTAAATTGAAATTACTTGAGTTAATAAAAGGTTAA